The following proteins come from a genomic window of Acidobacteriota bacterium:
- the msrB gene encoding peptide-methionine (R)-S-oxide reductase MsrB → MSDKIEKTEKEWKKELTPEQYHILREKGTERAFSGKYWDTKTPGLYKCAGCGEVLFDSSSKYDSGSGWPSFYQPVDKDKVELEEDLSFGMRRLEVHCARCGAHLGHVFPDGPKPTGERYCINSVSLDLEPSTE, encoded by the coding sequence ATGAGCGACAAAATCGAGAAGACTGAGAAAGAGTGGAAGAAGGAACTGACCCCGGAGCAGTACCACATCCTGCGCGAGAAGGGCACCGAGCGGGCCTTTAGCGGCAAGTACTGGGACACCAAGACTCCGGGGCTCTATAAGTGCGCCGGATGCGGGGAAGTGCTCTTCGATTCCTCGAGCAAGTATGACTCGGGCTCGGGATGGCCCAGCTTTTACCAGCCCGTGGACAAAGACAAGGTTGAGCTTGAAGAGGATCTGTCATTCGGAATGCGCCGTCTGGAAGTCCACTGCGCCCGTTGCGGCGCCCACTTGGGACACGTCTTTCCCGACGGCCCCAAGCCCACCGGCGAGCGCTACTGCATCAACTCGGTTTCCCTCGACCTGGAGCCCAGCACCGAATAG
- a CDS encoding PQQ-binding-like beta-propeller repeat protein, translating into MKHNKVLVLTISALLLAAGALAAAAADEIAMFGGGPSRNMISEATGLPDNLDPDGPNLVWRQALGSQSYGGPVLADGIVYVGTNNEKPRDPQVTGDKGNLMAFQASDGKFLWQLVHDKLPEGRVHDWPLQGICSGPAVEGDRLWYVSNRAQVVAADVQGLKDGNDGPFTEEQYTSEGHGDILWSLDMINELDVFPHNLAAGNPLVVGDLVFTVTGNGVDEGHVNLPAPFAPSFIAVNKNTGELVWEDASPGTKILHGSWSNPSYGVAGGREQVVFPGGDGWVYSFEPKTGKLIWKFDCNPKDSKWVLGGAGTRNNIISTPVFYNDRVYVGVGQDPEHGEGPGNFWVIDATGQGDVTGKKVVWHRGGDDFHRTMSTAAIKDGIVYISDLSGFLYALDADTGEEYWQHDVFAAVWGSAFVADGKVYLGDEDGDVVILKHGKEKEVMGEFNLGNSVYTTPVAKDGVLYLNTRTELFAFKNQ; encoded by the coding sequence ATGAAGCATAATAAAGTTCTGGTTTTGACGATAAGCGCCCTGCTGCTGGCGGCGGGAGCCCTGGCCGCGGCGGCCGCCGACGAGATCGCCATGTTCGGCGGCGGACCCTCCCGCAACATGATCTCCGAAGCGACCGGATTGCCCGACAACCTCGATCCCGACGGCCCCAACCTGGTGTGGCGCCAGGCCCTGGGATCGCAGTCCTACGGCGGACCGGTGCTGGCCGACGGCATCGTCTACGTGGGCACCAACAACGAGAAGCCCCGCGATCCCCAGGTGACCGGGGACAAGGGCAACTTGATGGCCTTTCAGGCCTCTGACGGCAAATTCCTGTGGCAGCTCGTTCACGACAAGCTGCCCGAAGGACGCGTCCACGACTGGCCCCTGCAGGGCATCTGCTCGGGTCCGGCGGTGGAAGGCGACCGCCTCTGGTACGTCTCCAACCGCGCCCAGGTGGTGGCCGCCGACGTGCAAGGACTCAAGGACGGCAACGACGGTCCCTTCACCGAAGAGCAGTACACCTCGGAAGGTCATGGAGACATCCTGTGGTCGCTCGACATGATCAACGAACTCGACGTCTTCCCCCACAACCTGGCGGCCGGCAATCCGCTGGTGGTGGGTGATCTGGTCTTCACCGTGACCGGCAACGGCGTCGATGAGGGCCACGTCAACCTGCCCGCCCCCTTCGCTCCCAGCTTCATCGCCGTCAACAAGAACACCGGCGAGCTGGTCTGGGAAGACGCTTCTCCCGGAACCAAGATCCTGCACGGATCCTGGTCAAATCCCTCCTACGGAGTGGCCGGCGGCAGAGAACAGGTCGTCTTTCCCGGAGGCGACGGCTGGGTCTACTCCTTCGAGCCCAAGACCGGCAAGCTGATCTGGAAGTTCGACTGCAATCCCAAGGACTCCAAGTGGGTGCTGGGCGGAGCCGGTACCCGCAACAACATCATTTCCACCCCGGTCTTCTACAATGACCGCGTCTACGTGGGCGTGGGACAGGATCCCGAGCACGGCGAAGGTCCCGGAAACTTCTGGGTCATCGACGCCACCGGCCAAGGCGATGTCACCGGCAAGAAGGTGGTCTGGCACCGCGGAGGCGACGACTTCCACCGCACCATGTCCACCGCCGCCATCAAAGACGGAATCGTCTACATCTCCGACCTCTCGGGCTTTCTCTACGCCCTGGATGCCGACACCGGAGAAGAGTACTGGCAGCACGACGTCTTCGCCGCCGTCTGGGGATCGGCTTTCGTAGCCGACGGCAAAGTCTACCTGGGCGACGAGGACGGCGACGTGGTCATCCTCAAGCATGGCAAAGAAAAGGAAGTGATGGGCGAGTTCAACCTGGGCAACTCGGTCTATACCACCCCGGTAGCCAAGGACGGCGTCCTCTACCTCAACACCCGCACCGAACTCTTCGCCTTCAAGAACCAGTAA
- a CDS encoding PQQ-binding-like beta-propeller repeat protein, whose product MKLKLNLIAILLALACFAGTLAASEWPHWRGPHQNGVSDETGLISTWSKDGENLIWKQPFIGRSTPVVFDGRVCANGRIGEGIDRQEMVACYDAETGHQLWEHRFTVYQTTVPWNRVGWPNLAADPDTGYVYVQGVAGTFKCLDRHGSVVWEKSLVEELGFYSGYGGRTQTPIVDEDRLIVTFSNASWGPMAPPRHRVFAFDKRTGEGLWISSPGRQPADLNSQSTPVVAVIEGRRQLVYGGGDGWIYSLDARTGEMLWEFHLSQRAINITVAVDGHTVYASHSEENIDEGTQGRTVAIDARGTGDVTATHEVWRSPVSAGFSSLIKKDDRIYVIDNSANLHALNAADGRHLWEHSIGRVGKGSPVWADGKIYATEVNGIFAIVQPGDDGAVTLDIEQLNVESGERYAEIYGSPAIAYGRIYFTTEAGIYCLGDADAPFQATGSGMAPLPSPAGPAEISISTLRVVPAEVRIMRGESRSFKAMAFDQAGFPLGARQAQWSLRGLDGEIDAEGNYRPASEGTSRFGMVQASIGDLTHQAYVRVYSPLPLEEDFESIEVDQRPGYQLGALAFFGVKQLEDGNKVLVKNPAPRGIHKHDSFIGPAHWRNYTIQADLYGTRTGRRVPDMGLVNGGYTMDMMAALQQIQVRSWASELRMAQEVPFEWEPERWYTMKLRVDVEDDRALIRGKVWPKGTQEPAEWTITVEDPHPVTSGSPGIFGFSVTPVYYDNVKVVENE is encoded by the coding sequence ATGAAATTGAAGTTGAACCTGATCGCCATCCTCCTGGCCCTGGCGTGTTTCGCGGGGACGCTCGCCGCCTCCGAGTGGCCCCATTGGCGCGGTCCTCACCAGAACGGCGTCTCCGATGAAACCGGACTCATCTCGACCTGGTCCAAGGACGGCGAGAATTTGATTTGGAAGCAACCCTTCATCGGCCGCTCCACTCCCGTCGTCTTCGACGGGCGGGTGTGCGCCAACGGACGCATCGGCGAGGGCATCGACCGCCAGGAAATGGTGGCCTGCTACGATGCCGAGACGGGCCATCAACTGTGGGAGCACCGCTTTACCGTCTACCAGACCACGGTGCCCTGGAACCGCGTGGGATGGCCCAACCTGGCGGCCGATCCCGACACCGGCTACGTCTACGTTCAGGGAGTGGCAGGCACCTTCAAGTGCCTGGACCGCCACGGCAGCGTGGTTTGGGAAAAGTCCCTGGTGGAAGAACTGGGCTTTTACTCCGGCTACGGCGGACGCACCCAGACCCCCATCGTCGATGAGGACCGCCTCATCGTCACCTTCAGCAACGCCTCCTGGGGACCGATGGCCCCTCCGCGGCACCGGGTTTTCGCCTTCGACAAGCGCACGGGAGAGGGCCTTTGGATCTCCTCGCCGGGACGCCAGCCAGCCGATCTCAACAGCCAGTCCACCCCCGTCGTGGCCGTCATCGAAGGGCGCCGCCAGCTCGTCTACGGGGGCGGCGACGGATGGATCTACAGCCTCGACGCGCGCACCGGCGAGATGCTCTGGGAGTTCCACCTCAGCCAGCGCGCCATCAACATCACAGTGGCGGTGGATGGACACACCGTCTACGCCAGCCACAGCGAAGAGAACATCGACGAGGGCACCCAGGGCCGGACGGTGGCCATCGACGCCCGCGGCACGGGCGACGTCACCGCCACCCACGAAGTCTGGCGCTCTCCCGTCTCGGCGGGATTCTCCTCCCTGATCAAGAAGGACGACCGCATTTACGTCATCGACAACTCGGCCAACCTGCACGCCCTCAACGCCGCCGACGGCCGGCATCTGTGGGAGCATTCCATCGGACGCGTGGGCAAGGGATCTCCGGTGTGGGCCGACGGCAAGATCTACGCCACCGAGGTCAACGGCATCTTCGCCATCGTCCAACCCGGGGACGATGGAGCCGTGACGCTCGACATCGAGCAGCTCAACGTGGAGTCGGGCGAGCGCTACGCCGAAATCTACGGGTCGCCAGCCATCGCTTACGGACGCATCTACTTCACCACCGAGGCCGGCATTTACTGCCTTGGAGACGCAGATGCCCCCTTCCAGGCCACCGGCTCGGGAATGGCGCCGCTGCCTTCTCCCGCCGGACCCGCTGAGATCTCCATCTCAACCCTGCGAGTGGTCCCCGCCGAAGTCCGCATCATGCGCGGCGAGAGCCGTTCGTTCAAGGCAATGGCCTTCGACCAGGCCGGCTTTCCGCTGGGAGCGCGTCAGGCTCAATGGTCGTTGCGGGGGCTGGACGGAGAGATCGATGCCGAGGGCAACTACAGGCCCGCCTCTGAGGGCACTTCCCGCTTCGGAATGGTGCAGGCCTCTATCGGCGACCTCACCCATCAGGCCTACGTGCGGGTCTACTCGCCTCTGCCGCTGGAAGAGGACTTCGAGTCCATCGAGGTGGACCAGCGTCCCGGCTATCAACTCGGGGCCCTGGCCTTTTTCGGCGTCAAGCAGCTTGAGGACGGCAACAAGGTGCTGGTCAAGAATCCGGCTCCGCGCGGCATCCACAAGCACGATTCCTTCATCGGACCGGCCCATTGGCGCAACTACACCATCCAGGCCGACCTCTATGGAACCAGGACCGGCCGCCGCGTCCCCGACATGGGGCTGGTCAATGGCGGCTACACGATGGACATGATGGCCGCCCTGCAGCAGATTCAGGTCCGCTCCTGGGCCTCTGAACTGCGCATGGCCCAAGAGGTGCCCTTCGAGTGGGAGCCCGAGCGCTGGTATACGATGAAGCTGAGAGTCGACGTGGAAGACGACAGAGCGCTCATCCGCGGCAAGGTCTGGCCCAAGGGAACGCAGGAGCCGGCTGAATGGACCATCACCGTGGAAGACCCTCATCCGGTGACCTCGGGAAGCCCCGGCATTTTCGGCTTCTCGGTGACTCCCGTCTACTATGACAACGTGAAAGTGGTGGAAAACGAATGA
- a CDS encoding CRTAC1 family protein, translating to MKSRKKWIPGLAVVAALLLALYGGVQLIDAQERLYFRRGRAVDDALKMWARGLAQQDFSVLQDLYALDFRGARLGLLSPPLSHEEHGLITYTFLAEAADAEREAALQEWRRYLEGFQSIDSVQAHIVDFQQWQEDSALGASVRLRVVGRRGDPAVTVIDRMLMSLDFTAVQERVQITRMRLTSGERVTGQPLFEDVAGAAGLGADASPEDSEGDAAARASSADASSLGYPMARFWGAGISASDYDGDGWIDLFLPGDLPRLMRNDGRGRFIGVTRQAGLEGLGPLRLGLLADYDNDGHRDLLLVGDSTAGGAEGVRLWHNNGDGSFAEVTGRSGLDSGCCVTAAAWADYDNDGHLDLYLGRHLDPASQSPPAFYSRNGMPNQLWRNRGDGTFDEVASQAGVADQGLCLGVAWGDYDNDNRPDLWVVNNYGRNVLYRNLGRQGFADVSGQAGVLGFGSGHSAVLADFQDDGLLDLFSGRVLSPYAWYGKGPTVAAFMLSSMRQSPISEALSLIYQFTAEAGFEMGQVFTPRHHGELLLEAAPGPEEEAPAGFVDSTFSARLLDSGWIWGAAFGDLDADGDQDLFMAAGGRPGTSEPDIELDFLHAKVHRQGDFRSGLLFHPAHWDGRPWFGQDSAQLLLNDGDGTFREIGVPSGAAVSGPTRGVALADFTRSGRLDIAVSRLSGPPALLSNRIPFSDEEDDESRRDSSPNHWIVLDLVGTESSRDPVGARVTLTAGGRTWIREVQAGSGYASQNMPWLHFGLGKSDRIDEIRVRWPRSGMEQILNPLAVDRHYRVTEGNPQVEVF from the coding sequence ATGAAATCCAGGAAAAAATGGATACCCGGATTGGCGGTAGTGGCGGCCTTGTTGCTGGCGCTTTACGGGGGCGTGCAATTGATCGACGCCCAGGAGCGCCTCTACTTCCGCCGCGGACGCGCCGTCGACGATGCCCTGAAGATGTGGGCCCGCGGATTGGCGCAACAGGACTTCTCGGTGCTGCAGGACCTCTACGCGCTCGATTTCCGCGGCGCCCGCCTGGGACTGCTCTCGCCTCCCCTTTCCCATGAAGAGCATGGATTGATCACCTACACCTTCCTGGCCGAAGCGGCTGACGCCGAGCGCGAGGCGGCGCTGCAGGAGTGGCGCCGGTACCTGGAAGGCTTCCAGTCCATCGACAGCGTCCAGGCTCATATTGTCGACTTTCAGCAGTGGCAGGAGGACTCGGCATTAGGGGCCTCGGTGCGGCTGCGGGTGGTGGGGCGGCGCGGCGATCCGGCCGTCACCGTCATCGACCGCATGCTGATGTCGCTGGATTTCACCGCCGTCCAGGAACGGGTGCAGATCACCCGCATGCGCCTCACCTCGGGCGAACGGGTGACCGGACAACCCCTCTTCGAAGATGTCGCCGGGGCTGCGGGTCTGGGTGCCGACGCCTCCCCCGAGGACTCCGAAGGGGACGCTGCGGCCCGCGCTTCCTCGGCGGACGCGTCCTCCCTGGGCTATCCCATGGCCCGCTTCTGGGGAGCGGGGATCAGCGCCTCAGACTATGACGGCGACGGCTGGATCGACCTCTTCCTGCCCGGGGACCTGCCGCGCCTGATGCGCAACGACGGCCGGGGACGCTTTATCGGCGTCACCCGCCAAGCCGGCCTTGAAGGGCTGGGACCACTACGGCTGGGACTGCTGGCCGACTATGACAACGACGGCCACCGCGATCTTCTGCTGGTCGGAGATTCCACGGCGGGAGGAGCCGAGGGCGTCCGCCTCTGGCACAACAACGGCGACGGCAGCTTCGCCGAGGTCACCGGACGCTCAGGACTCGACAGCGGATGCTGCGTGACCGCCGCCGCCTGGGCCGACTACGACAACGACGGCCATCTCGATCTCTATCTGGGCCGCCACCTCGATCCGGCCAGCCAGTCTCCCCCAGCCTTCTACTCCCGCAACGGCATGCCCAACCAACTCTGGCGCAACCGCGGCGACGGCACCTTCGACGAGGTTGCGTCGCAGGCGGGGGTGGCCGATCAGGGGCTGTGCCTGGGCGTGGCCTGGGGAGACTACGACAACGACAACCGTCCCGACCTGTGGGTGGTCAACAACTACGGACGCAATGTGCTCTACCGAAACCTGGGCCGGCAGGGATTCGCAGACGTCTCCGGCCAGGCAGGCGTCCTGGGCTTCGGCTCGGGGCATTCCGCGGTCCTGGCCGATTTTCAGGACGACGGCCTCCTCGATCTCTTCTCGGGACGCGTGCTTTCTCCCTACGCCTGGTACGGAAAAGGTCCCACAGTGGCGGCCTTCATGCTCTCCTCGATGCGCCAAAGCCCGATCTCCGAGGCGCTCTCGCTGATCTACCAATTCACTGCCGAAGCCGGCTTCGAAATGGGTCAAGTGTTCACTCCGCGCCATCATGGCGAACTGCTTCTAGAAGCTGCTCCGGGCCCGGAAGAGGAGGCTCCGGCGGGTTTCGTCGACTCGACCTTCTCGGCCCGGCTGCTCGATTCGGGATGGATCTGGGGTGCCGCCTTCGGCGATCTCGACGCGGATGGCGATCAAGACCTGTTCATGGCGGCCGGCGGCCGGCCCGGCACCTCGGAACCCGATATCGAACTCGACTTTCTCCACGCCAAGGTGCATCGCCAGGGGGACTTCCGCAGCGGACTCCTCTTCCATCCCGCCCACTGGGACGGCCGTCCCTGGTTCGGCCAGGATTCCGCTCAATTGCTTCTCAACGACGGCGATGGAACCTTCAGGGAGATTGGCGTTCCGTCCGGCGCCGCGGTGAGCGGGCCGACACGGGGAGTGGCCCTGGCCGACTTCACCCGCAGCGGACGGCTCGATATCGCCGTATCCAGACTCTCGGGCCCGCCCGCCTTGCTCTCCAACCGCATCCCGTTCAGTGACGAAGAGGACGACGAAAGCCGGCGCGATTCCTCCCCCAATCACTGGATCGTGCTTGACCTGGTGGGGACGGAATCCTCCCGCGACCCCGTCGGTGCGCGGGTGACGCTGACGGCAGGCGGGCGCACCTGGATCAGGGAAGTCCAGGCCGGTTCGGGATACGCCTCTCAGAACATGCCCTGGCTGCATTTCGGCTTGGGCAAGAGCGATCGTATCGACGAAATCCGCGTCCGCTGGCCCCGCAGCGGGATGGAGCAAATCCTCAATCCGTTGGCCGTCGACCGTCACTATCGCGTGACCGAGGGCAACCCCCAAGTCGAGGTTTTCTAG